Proteins encoded by one window of Capra hircus breed San Clemente chromosome 8, ASM170441v1, whole genome shotgun sequence:
- the SIGMAR1 gene encoding sigma non-opioid intracellular receptor 1, with the protein MCWAVGRRWAWAALLLAVAAVLAQVVRLWLGTQSFVFQHEEIAQLARQYAGLDHELAFSRLIVELRRLHPGHVLPDEDLQWVFVNAGGWMGAMCLLHASLSEYVLLFGTALGSSGHSGRYWAEISDTIISGTFHQWREGTTKSEVFYPGETVVHGPGEATAVEWGPNTWMVEYGRGVIPSTLGFALADTVFSTQDFLTLFYTLRAYARGLRLELTTYLFGQDA; encoded by the exons ATGTGTTGGGCCGTGGGCCGGCGGTGGGCGTGGGCCGCGCTGCTCCTGGCGGTCGCGGCTGTGCTGGCCCAGGTGGTCCGGCTCTGGCTGGGCACTCAGAGCTTCGTCTTCCAGCACGAAGAGATAGCGCAGCTGGCTCGGCAGTACGCGG GGCTGGACCACGAGCTGGCCTTCTCTCGGCTGATCGTGGAGCTGCGGCGGCTGCACCCGGGCCACGTGCTGCCCGACGAGGACCTGCAGTGGGTGTTCGTGAACGCGGGAGGCTGGATGGGCGCCATGTGCCTTCTGCACGCCTCCCTGTCCGAGTACGTGCTGCTCTTCGGCACCGCTCTGGGCTCTAGCGGCCACTCGG GGCGCTACTGGGCTGAGATCTCCGATACCATCATCTCAGGCACCTTCCACCAGTGGAGAGAGGGTACTACTAAAAGTGAGGTCTTCTACCCAG GGGAGACAGTGGTGCACGGGCCTGGTGAGGCAACggctgtggagtgggggccaAACACATGGATGGTGGAGTATGGCCGGGGTGTCATCCCCTCAACCCTGGGCTTCGCACTGGCTGACACTGTCTTCAGCACCCAGGACTTCCTCACCCTCTTCTACACTCTTCGAGCCTATGCCCGGGGCCTCCGACTGGAACTCACCACCTACCTCTTCGGCCAGGACGCCTGA